A part of Terriglobia bacterium genomic DNA contains:
- a CDS encoding DUF5668 domain-containing protein, with translation MNSPYETMSVSADAPGAQPQPQAAAGPQPATWPHPMTGFADPRRKSPALACILSIMPGLGQVYVGYYSRGFIHAITVATLIAVLNSQAVRPMEPLLATFLAFFWLYNVIDAGRRAALYNYSLAGMAQIDLPEDFTKVGLRGSILGGAVLVLIGCVMLSKTLFGVSLDWVADWWPIAPIAFGIYLIAKAISDRSKTR, from the coding sequence ATGAACTCCCCGTACGAAACGATGTCCGTGAGCGCCGATGCCCCGGGAGCCCAGCCGCAACCTCAGGCCGCGGCGGGACCGCAGCCGGCGACCTGGCCGCACCCGATGACCGGCTTCGCCGATCCCCGCAGGAAGTCGCCGGCGCTGGCGTGCATCCTGTCCATCATGCCGGGGCTCGGGCAGGTCTACGTCGGCTACTACTCGAGGGGATTCATCCACGCGATCACGGTCGCGACCCTCATCGCGGTCCTCAACTCGCAAGCCGTCCGCCCGATGGAGCCGCTGCTCGCGACGTTCCTGGCGTTCTTCTGGCTGTACAACGTCATCGACGCCGGCCGCCGCGCGGCGCTCTACAACTACTCGCTGGCGGGGATGGCGCAGATCGACCTGCCGGAGGATTTCACGAAGGTGGGACTCCGCGGTTCCATCCTCGGCGGCGCCGTGCTCGTGCTGATCGGGTGCGTGATGCTTTCGAAGACCCTGTTCGGCGTCTCGCTGGACTGGGTCGCCGATTGGTGGCCGATCGCGCCGATCGCGTTCGGCATCTACCTGATCGCCAAGGCGATCTCCGACCGGAGCAAGACGCGGTGA
- a CDS encoding aldo/keto reductase, whose amino-acid sequence MAGFPERVTLGRSGLSVGPLGAAGGYGVDAGALLKAFDRGVNYFYHGSRRAAGMRQAIRELLAAGKRDELVIVLQSYARIAALLERSVTRGLADLGIDHADVLLLGWYSKVPEKMVERAERLRERGVIRHLAISGHRRPSFLDFAADPRFSVLHMRYNAAHTGAESEVFPHMGRDGRPGIVAYTATRWGSLLKPGRMPPGQAPLRARDAYRFVLSNPDFNVCICGPRNLAEMDEALEALDAGPLVPEEADRIRAVGRYVHEHARIR is encoded by the coding sequence ATGGCTGGATTTCCGGAAAGGGTGACGCTCGGGCGGTCCGGGCTGTCGGTAGGACCTCTCGGAGCGGCTGGCGGGTACGGCGTGGACGCGGGCGCCCTCCTCAAGGCCTTCGACCGGGGAGTCAACTACTTCTACCACGGCAGCCGGCGTGCCGCGGGGATGCGTCAGGCGATCCGGGAGCTTCTGGCGGCGGGCAAGCGGGACGAGCTGGTCATTGTTCTTCAGAGTTATGCCCGGATCGCCGCGCTCCTCGAGCGGAGCGTGACCCGGGGCCTCGCAGACCTGGGCATCGACCACGCCGACGTTCTCCTCCTCGGCTGGTACTCGAAGGTCCCCGAGAAGATGGTCGAGCGCGCCGAGCGCCTGCGCGAGAGGGGGGTGATTCGCCACCTGGCGATCTCGGGGCATCGCCGGCCCAGCTTCCTGGATTTCGCCGCCGACCCGCGGTTCTCCGTTCTGCACATGCGTTACAACGCGGCGCACACGGGCGCGGAGAGCGAGGTCTTCCCCCACATGGGGAGGGACGGTCGCCCAGGGATCGTCGCGTACACCGCCACCCGGTGGGGCTCGCTTCTGAAACCCGGACGGATGCCCCCTGGCCAGGCCCCCTTGAGAGCGCGCGACGCCTACCGCTTCGTCCTTTCCAACCCCGACTTCAACGTCTGCATCTGCGGGCCCAGGAACCTCGCGGAGATGGACGAAGCGCTGGAGGCGCTGGACGCGGGGCCGCTCGTCCCCGAGGAAGCGGACCGCATCCGCGCCGTCGGCCGCTACGTCCACGAGCACGCGAGGATCCGTTGA
- a CDS encoding sigma-70 family RNA polymerase sigma factor: protein MADLTTLVERCRAGDDLAWEALVRRYQSRVYAVALHYLRSREEAQDAAQDVFVRIYRKLASFDNKEENFLPWLLSLTRNACIDRLRRRKVRPSALPLPAEEGKESPDPRPTAEEALIADGQRRLVHQAIAQLSDINREMILLKEIQGLELRQISEMLAVPIGTVKSRSIRARIELARTVLSLDPSYGA, encoded by the coding sequence TTGGCCGATCTGACCACTCTCGTCGAGCGTTGCCGAGCCGGGGACGATCTCGCGTGGGAGGCGCTGGTGCGCCGATATCAGTCCAGGGTCTACGCCGTCGCCCTCCACTACCTGAGGAGCCGCGAGGAGGCTCAGGACGCGGCCCAGGACGTCTTCGTGCGGATCTACCGGAAGCTGGCCTCGTTCGACAACAAGGAGGAGAACTTCCTCCCGTGGCTGCTGTCCCTGACCCGGAACGCGTGCATCGACCGGCTGAGGCGGCGCAAGGTCCGTCCGTCGGCCCTCCCGCTGCCGGCCGAGGAGGGGAAAGAGAGCCCCGACCCCCGCCCCACCGCCGAGGAGGCTCTGATCGCCGACGGCCAGAGGCGCCTCGTGCACCAAGCCATCGCCCAGCTCAGCGACATCAACCGCGAAATGATCCTCCTCAAGGAGATCCAAGGCCTGGAGCTGCGCCAGATCTCGGAGATGCTTGCGGTGCCCATCGGCACCGTGAAGTCCCGCTCGATTCGCGCCCGCATCGAGCTGGCGCGGACGGTGCTCTCCCTCGATCCGTCGTACGGAGCCTGA
- a CDS encoding zf-HC2 domain-containing protein — MDCQSYEDLLDALLDGRITAAERRALDAHASVCPRCREMLSLVSMEIEAADVRAPEGLTEAVLERTSGAPCASAVKLLCDLVDGTLGEPDAELVRIHLGGCRTCRSIAAALARLREELPLLAEIRPDERFVDAVLSRTSRGWRRTFGWRGSFDELLRRLLARPRFAAEGAYLGSILLTMLVAFPGSPLSGLPERALTATRTDVLERIAVPASPMEALGARVSALRADARQELSDATGAVLRLEDRVVRFVGDLGGHEHETKNESTTPARQDDTKETRP, encoded by the coding sequence GTGGACTGCCAAAGCTACGAAGACCTCCTCGACGCCCTGCTCGACGGCAGGATCACCGCCGCGGAGCGGCGGGCGCTCGACGCCCACGCGTCGGTCTGCCCGCGCTGCAGGGAGATGCTCTCGCTCGTGAGCATGGAGATCGAGGCGGCCGATGTCCGCGCGCCGGAGGGGCTGACGGAAGCGGTTCTCGAGCGGACCAGCGGGGCGCCGTGCGCCTCGGCCGTCAAGCTGCTCTGCGATCTCGTGGACGGGACGCTGGGGGAGCCGGACGCCGAGCTGGTGCGAATCCACCTCGGCGGGTGCCGGACGTGCCGATCGATCGCCGCGGCGCTGGCGCGCCTGCGGGAGGAGCTCCCGCTCCTGGCCGAGATCCGCCCGGACGAGCGCTTCGTGGACGCGGTCCTCTCCCGCACCTCGAGAGGCTGGCGCCGGACGTTCGGATGGCGGGGAAGCTTCGACGAGTTGCTCCGGCGCCTGCTCGCGCGCCCGCGGTTCGCCGCGGAAGGGGCCTACCTCGGGTCGATCCTCCTCACGATGCTGGTCGCGTTCCCCGGATCGCCCCTCAGCGGTCTCCCCGAGAGGGCGCTCACGGCGACGCGGACCGATGTCCTGGAACGGATCGCGGTTCCAGCTTCCCCCATGGAGGCTCTCGGCGCGCGGGTCTCGGCACTCCGAGCGGACGCACGGCAGGAGCTGAGCGACGCGACCGGTGCGGTCCTTCGGCTCGAGGATCGCGTCGTCCGTTTCGTTGGGGACCTGGGCGGCCACGAGCACGAAACCAAGAACGAATCGACGACCCCTGCCCGGCAGGACGATACAAAGGAGACGCGACCATGA
- a CDS encoding M48 family metalloprotease, whose translation MRHGKVRSAVATITLSAFSFYCASTRIPPVSSMGAAFRPDRDEVRLWEEARGEEAKLRDKARIYQDPLLKTYLEGVVAKLNPPGMAANTAISYRVTVLEDPTLNAFAYPNGSIYVHTGLLARMDDEDELATVLGHEMTHVEGRHMLRYQRSVRNKQIGFAVASVAGAVIVAGAEGRAAERGDYAKAAQIRVLSDLLVGLGLELAIIAAVNGYGRDLEREADEGGFQKMRAAGYDVREAPKVYETLLEDYGDAGKTEAFFFGSHPRLRERVAAAKAAAAAEPGEPPAPLAERDEFARRIRPVVRDDARLNIEMGRLALAQDELDRVMRMMPGDPEAHYLVGRLGLRRAEAEKDPMRRKSLRAEAMASFREAIRLDPNRPGPHREVGLLAYEEDDFATACVSFRLYLETDPKADDAQRIRDYLLEMERDGRCNR comes from the coding sequence ATGAGGCACGGCAAGGTGCGGAGCGCCGTCGCGACGATCACGCTTTCGGCTTTCTCCTTCTACTGCGCGTCGACGCGAATCCCCCCGGTCTCGAGCATGGGTGCCGCGTTCCGGCCCGACCGGGACGAGGTCCGGCTTTGGGAAGAGGCGCGCGGAGAGGAAGCCAAGCTCCGGGACAAGGCGAGGATCTACCAGGACCCGCTCCTCAAGACCTACCTCGAGGGGGTCGTCGCGAAGCTCAACCCGCCGGGGATGGCAGCGAACACCGCGATCTCCTACCGGGTCACGGTGCTCGAGGACCCGACGCTGAACGCGTTCGCCTACCCGAACGGCTCGATCTACGTGCACACGGGCCTCCTCGCGCGGATGGACGACGAGGACGAGCTGGCGACGGTGCTCGGCCACGAGATGACCCACGTCGAGGGCCGGCACATGCTCCGCTACCAGCGCAGCGTGCGGAACAAGCAGATCGGCTTCGCGGTGGCCTCGGTGGCCGGCGCGGTGATCGTCGCCGGGGCCGAGGGGCGCGCCGCGGAGCGCGGGGATTACGCGAAGGCGGCGCAGATCCGCGTGCTCTCGGACCTCCTGGTCGGGCTCGGGCTCGAGCTCGCGATCATCGCCGCGGTCAACGGGTACGGCCGGGACCTGGAGCGAGAGGCCGACGAGGGCGGGTTCCAGAAGATGCGCGCCGCGGGGTACGACGTCCGCGAGGCGCCGAAGGTGTACGAGACGCTCCTCGAGGACTACGGCGACGCGGGCAAGACCGAGGCGTTCTTCTTCGGGAGCCACCCGCGGCTGAGGGAGCGCGTGGCCGCGGCGAAGGCGGCGGCCGCGGCGGAGCCCGGCGAGCCTCCCGCCCCGCTCGCGGAGCGGGACGAGTTCGCCCGGCGGATCCGACCCGTCGTTCGCGACGACGCGCGGCTCAACATCGAGATGGGGCGTCTCGCCCTGGCGCAGGACGAGCTGGACCGCGTGATGAGGATGATGCCCGGCGATCCGGAGGCGCACTACCTGGTCGGCCGGCTCGGGTTGAGGCGGGCGGAGGCCGAGAAGGACCCGATGCGCCGGAAGAGTCTCCGCGCGGAGGCGATGGCCTCCTTCCGCGAGGCGATCCGCCTCGATCCGAACCGGCCCGGACCCCACCGCGAGGTGGGTCTGCTGGCGTACGAGGAAGACGACTTCGCCACCGCGTGCGTCTCCTTCCGACTGTACCTCGAGACGGACCCCAAGGCCGACGATGCGCAGCGGATCCGGGACTACCTCCTCGAGATGGAGCGCGACGGCCGCTGTAACCGCTAG
- a CDS encoding ribonuclease Z (member of metallo-beta-lactamase family; the purified enzyme from Escherichia coli forms dimeric zinc phosphodiesterase; in Bacillus subtilis this protein is a 3'-tRNA processing endoribonuclease and is essential while in Escherichia coli it is not; associates with two zinc ions) has translation MFMSSLLNGLTGDPGLWVDLLDEGRSLLFDLGDLRRVASRKLLRVERAVVTHTHMDHFVGFDHLLRLTLGREKELTVTGPPGFLRSVQGKIEAYTWNLIEEYPIRLVAEEVDGNVVRAVRFTGPGRMIPEPLPDRPFTGTLHAERLYTMHAAIVDHGIPVLAVALRETEHISVNRDRLERLGLAPGSWLRDLKQAVRRCEPADAEIRADTQNGDGRTFRRGDLADEIILHGPGQRVAYVTDLGFTPENFEAVAALARDADLLVCEAAFLHED, from the coding sequence GTGTTCATGAGCTCGCTGCTCAACGGTCTGACCGGCGATCCCGGGTTGTGGGTGGACCTCCTGGACGAGGGGCGGTCGCTGCTCTTCGACCTCGGCGACCTGAGGCGCGTCGCCTCGAGGAAGCTCCTGCGCGTGGAGCGGGCGGTGGTCACCCACACGCACATGGACCACTTCGTGGGCTTCGACCACCTCCTGCGCCTCACCCTCGGCCGCGAGAAGGAGTTGACGGTCACCGGACCGCCCGGGTTCCTGCGGAGCGTCCAGGGAAAGATCGAGGCGTACACCTGGAACCTCATCGAGGAGTACCCGATCCGGCTCGTCGCCGAGGAGGTGGACGGGAACGTGGTCCGTGCCGTGCGGTTCACCGGGCCGGGCCGGATGATCCCCGAGCCCCTTCCCGACCGGCCGTTCACCGGCACGCTGCACGCCGAGCGGCTCTACACGATGCACGCCGCCATCGTGGACCACGGGATCCCCGTGCTCGCGGTGGCACTCCGGGAGACCGAGCACATCTCGGTGAACCGCGACCGGCTGGAGAGGCTCGGCCTGGCGCCGGGCTCGTGGCTCAGGGACCTCAAGCAAGCGGTCCGGCGCTGCGAGCCGGCCGACGCGGAGATCCGGGCCGACACGCAGAACGGCGACGGGCGGACCTTCAGGAGAGGAGACCTCGCGGACGAGATCATCCTGCACGGACCGGGCCAGAGGGTGGCCTACGTCACCGACCTCGGCTTCACACCCGAGAATTTCGAGGCCGTGGCCGCCTTGGCCCGGGACGCGGACCTCCTGGTCTGCGAGGCGGCGTTCCTGCACGAGGAC
- a CDS encoding AI-2E family transporter, which produces MRSENAARVLFAGLLVLTLYLMYRIFQPLLPGIAWAMVLAVAFQPLYARLLRWLKGWGWTAAVLLSALVAAFIVVPAVLAVIQVGQGLVQAYTWLDQVVAARSTEPLGFGGIPWIRDATEWLGRYVDLSKIDLQAMALSILKTLGNALASRTTGFVADALATLLTLLVMLMTMAVLFHEGPRLVAMVRQFLPLSESDKEEAIRQLRGVTRSVFFGVLFTALAQAVLGSVGIALVGLPAALTFGAAMFFAALLPAGTVIVWGPAALWLLVTGHPWKALFLAIWGIAVVSMADNLLRPLFIGRGVRLHTLLVFFGILGGMLAFGLVGLFIGPLVITFFLFLMEIAKRDFFRDAPPSGA; this is translated from the coding sequence ATGCGCTCCGAGAACGCCGCCCGCGTGCTGTTCGCGGGCCTGCTCGTGCTGACCCTCTATCTCATGTACCGCATCTTTCAGCCGCTGCTCCCCGGCATTGCATGGGCGATGGTGCTGGCGGTGGCGTTCCAGCCGCTCTACGCCCGCCTCCTCCGGTGGCTCAAGGGGTGGGGCTGGACCGCCGCGGTCCTGCTCTCGGCCTTGGTAGCGGCGTTCATCGTCGTCCCGGCGGTCCTCGCGGTGATCCAGGTGGGGCAGGGGCTCGTCCAGGCCTACACCTGGCTCGACCAGGTGGTCGCCGCGAGATCGACGGAACCGTTGGGTTTCGGCGGGATCCCCTGGATCCGGGACGCGACGGAGTGGCTCGGACGCTACGTCGATCTCTCGAAGATCGATCTCCAGGCGATGGCGTTGTCGATCCTGAAGACCCTGGGCAACGCGCTCGCCTCGCGGACCACGGGGTTCGTCGCGGACGCGCTCGCCACCCTGTTGACCCTCCTCGTGATGCTCATGACCATGGCGGTGCTGTTCCACGAGGGGCCACGGCTCGTGGCGATGGTCCGCCAGTTCCTGCCGCTCTCCGAGAGCGACAAGGAGGAGGCGATCCGGCAGCTCCGTGGGGTCACGCGATCGGTGTTCTTCGGCGTCCTGTTCACCGCGCTGGCGCAAGCCGTTCTGGGCTCCGTCGGGATCGCGCTGGTCGGCCTGCCCGCCGCGCTGACGTTCGGCGCCGCGATGTTCTTCGCCGCCCTGCTCCCGGCGGGCACCGTGATCGTGTGGGGGCCCGCCGCGCTGTGGCTCCTCGTGACGGGTCACCCGTGGAAGGCGCTGTTCCTCGCGATCTGGGGGATCGCAGTGGTCTCGATGGCGGACAACCTCCTCAGGCCGCTGTTCATCGGCCGCGGCGTGAGGCTTCATACGCTGCTGGTCTTCTTCGGGATCCTCGGCGGGATGCTCGCGTTCGGCCTGGTGGGCCTGTTCATCGGCCCGCTGGTCATCACGTTCTTCCTTTTCCTGATGGAGATCGCCAAGCGGGACTTCTTTCGCGACGCCCCGCCGTCGGGCGCGTGA
- a CDS encoding ABC transporter permease, with protein MRPSRFLRLLRRESRGSRGRLAFFAACLAVGVAAVVAVSSLSAGLERGIRTEARQLLAADLRIGGRAPVPQAVLDLLSATRGVERTDVKEMPSVVAAVGAGGEPGLSQLVELKAIGGRYPYYGTLRVEPDRPLDELLDPEGAVVDPELTARLGLKPGDELRIGGATFRVRGTVLSEPDRLNVSFTLGPRVLVSLKGLERSGLEAFGSRIERRVLLKLPDGWTPVQVDALADRLRAAVPANSRLEVETFRDARPELREGIRRAASFLGLVALLSLLVGGIGVAQTVRAWIAGRLDAIAVLKCLGMRPREILALYLGHTVLLGLAGSLCGAALGVAIGLFVPLALRGTLPSFAVSAWEPLAAVRGLGLGVSVAVVFSLPPLVGLRRVPPSRVLRRDADALAGGRWVAALVAGGVLLGIFVTAWVQSGKAALGAGFAAGIVAATGALALAAAVLARAVGRLPRIFARVWVRHGLSAVARPGAGTIGAIVALGLGVLVVLGLWLVQQGLVERLRADLPSASPTAFLIDIQPDQWPGVSRLLTEQGATRIESVPVVTARLSAVDGRPVERIAAPGTEDRRHRWVLTREQRLTYLEKLPPGNVVVEGTLWSDPANPEISIERDFARDLGVHVGSTLTFDVQGVPVRLRVTSLRTVEWKTFGINFFLIVEPGVLDGAPQTRVATARLPAGREQAIQDRLAAAFPNVMLLRIREILEKIVAILDRIGLGIRLLGGFTVAAGIAILAGAISAGSARRGREVALLKTLGMTRRGVVLVFSVEYALIGLVAGAIGGAGGGVLAWAVLTRGMDTPWSFHLAPFAVALLSTVALSVLAGIAASTGALARRPIDVLRAE; from the coding sequence GTGAGGCCGTCGCGCTTCCTCCGTCTCCTCCGGCGCGAGTCGCGGGGCTCGCGCGGGCGGCTCGCCTTCTTCGCCGCGTGCCTGGCCGTCGGCGTCGCCGCGGTGGTCGCGGTTTCGTCGCTCTCGGCGGGGCTCGAGCGCGGGATCAGGACCGAGGCCCGGCAGCTCCTCGCCGCGGACCTCAGGATCGGAGGGCGCGCGCCGGTTCCGCAGGCCGTCCTGGACCTGCTGTCGGCGACCCGGGGCGTCGAGCGGACGGACGTGAAGGAGATGCCCAGCGTCGTCGCCGCCGTCGGCGCTGGCGGCGAGCCGGGCCTAAGCCAGCTCGTCGAGCTGAAGGCCATCGGCGGCCGCTACCCCTATTACGGGACGCTTCGGGTCGAGCCGGACCGGCCCCTCGACGAGCTGCTCGATCCCGAGGGAGCCGTCGTCGATCCGGAGCTCACCGCGCGCCTTGGCCTGAAGCCCGGCGACGAGCTGCGGATCGGGGGCGCGACGTTCCGCGTCCGCGGCACCGTCCTCTCGGAGCCGGATCGCTTGAACGTCTCGTTCACCCTCGGCCCGCGGGTGCTCGTGTCGTTGAAGGGGCTCGAGCGATCGGGGCTCGAGGCGTTCGGCAGCCGCATCGAGCGCCGTGTTCTCCTGAAGCTCCCGGACGGCTGGACGCCGGTCCAGGTCGATGCGCTCGCGGACCGGCTTCGCGCGGCCGTGCCCGCGAACAGCCGCCTCGAGGTCGAGACCTTCCGGGACGCACGGCCCGAGCTTCGCGAGGGGATAAGGCGCGCGGCGAGCTTTCTGGGCCTCGTGGCCCTCCTGTCCCTCCTCGTGGGAGGGATCGGGGTGGCGCAGACCGTCCGGGCGTGGATCGCCGGGCGGCTCGACGCGATCGCGGTGCTGAAGTGCCTCGGCATGCGGCCGCGCGAGATCCTGGCTCTCTACCTGGGCCACACGGTCTTGCTCGGTCTCGCGGGCAGTCTCTGCGGCGCGGCCCTCGGGGTCGCGATCGGCCTCTTCGTCCCCCTCGCTCTTCGCGGCACGCTACCGTCGTTCGCGGTTTCCGCTTGGGAGCCGCTGGCAGCGGTCCGGGGGCTCGGGCTCGGAGTCTCCGTCGCCGTGGTGTTCAGCCTTCCACCGCTGGTCGGGCTGCGAAGGGTTCCCCCGTCGCGAGTGCTGCGCCGTGACGCCGACGCCCTCGCCGGCGGACGGTGGGTCGCGGCGCTCGTCGCCGGGGGTGTGCTCCTCGGGATCTTCGTGACGGCGTGGGTGCAATCCGGGAAGGCGGCGCTGGGCGCGGGGTTCGCCGCGGGGATCGTGGCGGCGACCGGGGCGCTCGCGCTGGCGGCGGCCGTTCTCGCCCGCGCCGTCGGGCGCCTGCCCAGGATATTCGCCAGAGTGTGGGTGCGGCACGGGCTGTCCGCGGTGGCGCGCCCAGGGGCCGGGACGATCGGCGCGATCGTCGCCCTGGGGCTCGGCGTGCTGGTGGTGCTCGGCCTGTGGCTGGTGCAGCAGGGTCTCGTCGAGCGGCTTCGCGCGGATCTTCCTTCCGCTTCTCCCACCGCGTTCCTGATCGACATCCAGCCCGACCAGTGGCCCGGCGTGAGCCGGTTGCTCACGGAGCAGGGCGCGACCCGGATCGAGTCCGTGCCGGTCGTGACCGCGAGGCTCTCGGCGGTCGACGGCCGTCCCGTCGAGCGGATCGCGGCGCCGGGGACGGAAGATCGGCGGCATCGGTGGGTCCTGACCCGCGAGCAGCGCCTGACCTACCTCGAGAAGCTGCCGCCCGGCAACGTGGTCGTCGAGGGCACGCTGTGGAGCGATCCCGCGAACCCCGAGATCAGCATCGAGCGCGACTTCGCGCGGGACCTCGGCGTGCACGTCGGATCCACCCTCACGTTCGACGTGCAGGGGGTGCCGGTCCGGCTCCGGGTCACGAGCCTCAGGACCGTCGAATGGAAGACGTTCGGCATCAACTTCTTCCTCATCGTCGAGCCGGGGGTCCTCGACGGCGCCCCCCAGACGCGCGTCGCGACCGCACGCCTTCCCGCCGGGCGCGAGCAGGCGATCCAGGACCGGCTGGCCGCGGCCTTCCCGAACGTGATGCTCCTCAGGATCCGGGAGATCCTGGAGAAGATCGTCGCGATCCTGGACCGCATCGGGCTCGGGATCCGGCTCCTGGGGGGCTTCACCGTCGCCGCCGGGATCGCCATCCTCGCCGGCGCGATCAGCGCGGGATCGGCGCGCCGCGGGCGGGAGGTGGCCCTCCTCAAGACCCTGGGAATGACGCGGCGCGGTGTCGTCCTGGTCTTCTCCGTGGAGTACGCGCTGATCGGGCTCGTGGCGGGGGCCATCGGCGGGGCGGGGGGAGGCGTGCTCGCCTGGGCGGTCCTCACCCGCGGGATGGACACCCCGTGGAGCTTCCACCTCGCCCCGTTCGCCGTCGCGCTTCTCTCGACCGTGGCCCTGTCCGTGCTCGCGGGGATCGCCGCGAGCACGGGAGCGCTGGCCCGGCGTCCGATCGACGTGCTCCGCGCGGAGTGA